The following proteins are encoded in a genomic region of Acetobacter oryzoeni:
- a CDS encoding MFS transporter, giving the protein MIRTREPTSSAITHATAPPETSRVGERSAVRYSVLAFLFVITAINYGDRATLGIAGTNISQDLGLTPISMGYIFSAFGWAYVLNQIPGGWLLDRYGSIRVYGFSLFAWSVCTLAIAGVSYIPYTLIFPTLFLLWATLGLVEAPTFPANSRIVSSWFPTSERGLATSIFNSAQYVAVAFFAPLMGWVTQTFGWQYIFSLMGALGMILAILWLIKMYPPAQHPGVNAAELTYMRAGGALVDIDDRATRAKQTLTGQQIRFMLTNRTLLGVYGGQYCITALLYFFLTWFPLYLHQSRGFSLTATGFAASVPALCGLVGAIFGGALSDKLLRAGHSENVARKTPYILGMATASTICLCNFIQSGWLIVAVMSIAFFGKGIAAIGWAVISDIAPKETPGLAAGIFNGVGNIAGIVTPIVIGYIVAWTKSYDGALLFVAAHCIVAIVLYLFVVGKIRRLSLPS; this is encoded by the coding sequence GTGATCAGAACAAGAGAGCCAACAAGCTCCGCTATCACGCATGCTACGGCACCACCCGAAACATCCCGCGTAGGAGAGCGGAGTGCCGTTCGCTATAGTGTTCTTGCCTTTCTGTTCGTTATTACCGCGATCAATTACGGTGATCGTGCTACATTAGGGATTGCAGGCACCAATATCTCGCAAGATCTTGGCCTAACTCCCATTTCAATGGGATACATTTTTTCCGCCTTTGGATGGGCCTATGTTCTCAACCAAATTCCGGGCGGTTGGCTTCTGGACCGTTATGGTTCCATTCGCGTTTATGGGTTCAGTCTCTTTGCGTGGTCAGTCTGTACGTTGGCCATAGCTGGTGTTTCCTATATTCCCTACACTCTTATTTTCCCGACACTTTTCCTATTATGGGCCACTCTTGGGCTTGTGGAGGCCCCTACTTTCCCGGCCAATAGCCGTATTGTATCAAGCTGGTTCCCAACCTCAGAACGTGGTCTGGCCACTTCCATTTTCAATTCGGCGCAGTATGTAGCGGTTGCATTCTTTGCTCCACTTATGGGCTGGGTTACCCAAACTTTCGGTTGGCAATACATTTTTAGCCTAATGGGCGCTTTAGGCATGATACTGGCCATTCTATGGCTGATCAAAATGTATCCTCCCGCCCAACACCCCGGTGTGAATGCTGCTGAGCTTACGTATATGCGCGCTGGTGGAGCACTTGTAGATATTGATGACCGCGCTACTCGGGCCAAGCAAACCCTTACTGGCCAACAAATTCGTTTCATGCTTACCAACAGAACACTCTTGGGTGTTTATGGTGGTCAGTACTGCATTACGGCTCTTCTGTATTTCTTCCTGACATGGTTTCCCCTGTATCTGCATCAATCCCGCGGCTTCTCTCTTACTGCAACCGGGTTTGCTGCCAGTGTTCCTGCGTTATGCGGCCTTGTAGGCGCAATTTTTGGGGGCGCGCTATCTGATAAGCTACTGCGTGCAGGACATTCCGAAAATGTTGCCCGCAAAACCCCTTACATACTTGGTATGGCCACTGCATCAACCATTTGTCTTTGTAACTTTATTCAGTCTGGGTGGCTTATTGTCGCCGTGATGTCCATTGCCTTCTTCGGAAAAGGAATTGCGGCCATTGGTTGGGCTGTTATTTCCGATATTGCCCCTAAAGAAACCCCCGGTCTGGCGGCGGGCATTTTCAATGGCGTTGGAAATATTGCAGGTATCGTAACACCAATCGTAATTGGATACATTGTAGCGTGGACCAAATCTTATGATGGCGCGCTTCTTTTTGTGGCGGCACACTGCATTGTGGCAATTGTGCTCTACCTCTTCGTTGTCGGAAAAATAAGAAGGCTCTCACTTCCTTCCTAA
- a CDS encoding SMP-30/gluconolactonase/LRE family protein, giving the protein MISNITLSNHAFSRRHALKSLAGGIALSSIGTIGISRAVAANLPPHLHATVIASSPRYLCNAIAATQNGTVFLGAPRWEGMNDTPGVFRVSSNGTLQPFPGGTWNQWKQGADPANAFIMINGLHIFSDDTLWVVDQGIDPSTGSTVDGGQKLVQLDPKTGKVLQILRWGKDILPTGAAMNDLRIAGDLMFITDSGLGGIIIYNMRSGKTVRRLSEHPLLRATYSKPMIGRDGHVFRDKNGKRPLVHSDMLEITADRKWFYFSTPIGPLRRIPTSALLDDSQTDAQRAAQIETVIDMPTMMGTAIDTLNNFYFADAEQGQIIVLTPEKKKLVLFEDSRLVDGDALFITADRKMLVPIPQTERLPTNNAGVNALKPPFISLSFPLPETLQGHRLGDVVSGL; this is encoded by the coding sequence ATGATCAGCAACATCACTCTCTCAAATCATGCTTTTTCTCGGAGACATGCTCTCAAAAGTCTTGCTGGGGGCATTGCGTTAAGCAGTATTGGCACAATCGGCATTTCACGTGCTGTGGCTGCAAATCTTCCCCCGCATTTACACGCAACTGTTATTGCATCTTCCCCGCGTTATCTGTGTAACGCCATTGCTGCAACACAAAATGGCACAGTATTTTTGGGGGCTCCACGATGGGAAGGCATGAATGATACCCCCGGTGTCTTTCGTGTATCTTCCAATGGAACACTTCAACCTTTTCCTGGAGGAACATGGAACCAGTGGAAGCAGGGTGCTGATCCAGCCAATGCTTTCATTATGATAAACGGCCTGCATATTTTCAGTGATGATACCTTGTGGGTGGTTGATCAAGGTATAGACCCCTCTACAGGCAGCACAGTAGATGGCGGCCAAAAGCTGGTTCAGCTTGACCCGAAAACCGGCAAAGTGCTGCAGATTTTGCGTTGGGGGAAAGATATTCTGCCTACTGGCGCGGCAATGAATGATTTGCGCATTGCTGGAGATCTGATGTTCATCACAGATTCCGGTTTAGGTGGCATTATTATTTATAATATGCGCAGCGGAAAAACGGTAAGGCGGCTTTCTGAGCATCCATTATTACGGGCAACATACAGTAAACCCATGATCGGACGTGACGGCCATGTGTTCCGTGACAAGAATGGCAAGCGTCCTCTTGTTCATTCGGATATGTTGGAAATTACAGCAGACCGTAAATGGTTTTACTTCTCCACTCCTATCGGGCCGCTACGCCGTATTCCCACCTCGGCCCTTTTGGATGATAGTCAAACAGATGCTCAGCGCGCTGCGCAAATTGAAACAGTTATCGATATGCCAACCATGATGGGCACGGCGATTGATACACTGAACAATTTCTATTTTGCCGATGCAGAGCAAGGGCAAATTATTGTTTTGACACCAGAGAAAAAGAAACTTGTGTTGTTTGAAGATTCTCGGTTGGTTGATGGTGATGCGCTATTTATTACCGCCGATCGCAAAATGCTGGTGCCTATTCCTCAAACCGAACGGCTGCCTACAAATAATGCAGGTGTAAACGCTTTAAAACCACCTTTTATCAGCCTTTCTTTTCCTCTTCCTGAAACACTGCAAGGTCATCGTCTAGGTGACGTTGTGAGTGGCCTTTAA
- a CDS encoding gluconate 2-dehydrogenase subunit 3 family protein, whose product MVDSSKLVYLTPDEAKLVGAVFDVLIPADELGIGATEAGCVTFLDHQLAGPYGSAAKDYKLGPVVEGLPQQGPQSIATPAEIYRKGLAELNNVSQKKFGHPFLNLTEEQKVAFLEGMEDGTIDFETVKTKDFFTLLLQNVREGYLADPMYGGNRDMVGWKLIGFPGAVYDYRDWIVSKRGQKIDVQPVSLLRTG is encoded by the coding sequence GTGGTTGATTCCAGCAAGTTGGTTTATCTTACACCAGATGAGGCAAAGCTGGTTGGGGCAGTATTTGATGTTCTTATACCTGCTGATGAACTTGGTATAGGCGCCACCGAAGCCGGATGTGTGACATTTCTTGATCATCAACTTGCAGGCCCCTATGGTTCAGCCGCAAAGGATTACAAGCTGGGGCCCGTTGTGGAAGGTCTGCCGCAACAAGGGCCACAAAGCATTGCAACACCAGCAGAAATCTATCGGAAGGGCTTGGCAGAACTCAATAACGTCAGCCAGAAAAAATTTGGTCATCCCTTTCTGAATCTAACAGAAGAACAAAAAGTCGCATTTCTTGAGGGAATGGAAGACGGAACGATTGATTTTGAAACCGTCAAAACCAAAGATTTCTTTACCCTTCTACTTCAAAACGTACGTGAGGGGTACCTGGCCGACCCAATGTATGGTGGTAATCGCGATATGGTTGGATGGAAGCTTATAGGGTTTCCTGGTGCAGTTTATGATTACCGTGACTGGATTGTCTCCAAACGCGGTCAAAAGATTGATGTGCAACCCGTTAGTCTTTTGCGGACTGGGTAA
- a CDS encoding GMC family oxidoreductase has translation MHYKRPKADVVIVGLGWSGSTMAEELTRAGLNVVAIERGAWRETSTSFPTTRNPDELSGSIRKEILQAPVTETYTVRNKPGETALPLRKYHNLTLGNNVGGAGTHWAGASWRWQPFDHQPYTRIMERYGAKQLVDGLILQDWGVTYDDLEPFYDRFEKIAGTSGTAGVINGVKQPGGNPFEGSRTSPYPTPALERTRANILFAEATTRLGYTPFPVPSAMIGAPYTNALGINLAPCTYCGYCQLYGCGNWSKSSPNICILPVLMQRPNFTVVTESEVVRINTTPDKKTATSVTFVDSDGNIGEQPADIVIVATFTLDNTRLLLLSGIGTPYDAVSGEGVVGRAFTFQTLSWAFMFFENEYLNPFMNTGALATQIDDFNGDNFDHTGLGFIGGAGIQSLCNQGLPIGMSGLVPEGSPKWGKGWKQAFQKAYQNYAQIQGQGTSFAHREQFMDLDPTYKDKFGQPLLRITYDYNENDRRSGRFIRDKCAEIAKEMGAREVTGVSLADQPYSGYTPWDSSHVQGGVVMGENPKTSVQNRYQQNWDIPNLFVIGASSFPNNAGYNPTAAVGATTLWTAKAITDLYLKNPGPLVRL, from the coding sequence ATGCATTATAAAAGACCAAAAGCTGATGTTGTAATTGTCGGTCTAGGGTGGTCTGGTTCTACAATGGCCGAGGAGCTTACCCGTGCAGGATTGAATGTTGTTGCCATCGAACGCGGTGCGTGGCGTGAAACATCAACGAGCTTTCCCACAACACGAAATCCGGATGAGCTAAGTGGGTCTATCCGTAAGGAAATCCTTCAAGCGCCGGTTACAGAAACCTATACGGTTAGAAATAAACCGGGCGAAACAGCGCTTCCTTTACGCAAATACCATAACCTGACTTTAGGCAATAACGTTGGAGGGGCCGGAACACATTGGGCTGGTGCCAGCTGGCGCTGGCAGCCTTTTGACCACCAACCATATACCCGCATTATGGAGCGATATGGCGCCAAACAACTGGTAGATGGTCTTATCCTACAAGATTGGGGCGTTACTTATGATGATCTGGAACCGTTCTATGATCGCTTCGAAAAAATTGCCGGAACATCAGGCACCGCTGGTGTTATCAATGGTGTAAAGCAGCCGGGGGGCAATCCGTTTGAAGGGTCCAGAACCAGCCCTTACCCAACCCCTGCCCTAGAACGTACGCGCGCCAATATTTTGTTTGCAGAAGCAACAACACGGTTGGGTTATACGCCTTTTCCCGTGCCTTCTGCCATGATTGGGGCTCCTTACACCAATGCACTTGGCATCAATCTGGCCCCTTGTACCTATTGTGGATACTGCCAGCTTTATGGATGTGGCAACTGGTCCAAATCTAGCCCCAATATCTGCATTCTTCCTGTTCTTATGCAGCGTCCAAACTTTACAGTCGTTACGGAATCAGAAGTTGTTCGCATTAATACGACACCAGATAAAAAAACGGCTACAAGTGTTACGTTTGTAGATTCAGATGGCAATATTGGAGAACAACCCGCTGATATTGTTATTGTTGCCACATTCACGCTCGATAACACCCGGCTTTTGCTCTTATCCGGTATTGGCACCCCATATGATGCTGTATCTGGAGAAGGTGTTGTGGGAAGAGCATTTACATTTCAAACGCTCTCCTGGGCATTCATGTTTTTTGAAAATGAATACCTCAATCCATTCATGAATACGGGAGCTTTGGCGACACAGATTGACGATTTTAATGGTGATAATTTTGATCATACAGGACTAGGATTTATAGGCGGTGCCGGAATTCAATCCTTGTGCAATCAAGGGTTGCCAATTGGCATGTCTGGTCTTGTTCCTGAAGGTAGCCCCAAATGGGGAAAAGGCTGGAAACAGGCTTTCCAGAAAGCATATCAGAATTATGCGCAAATTCAGGGGCAAGGCACAAGCTTTGCACACCGTGAACAGTTTATGGACCTTGATCCAACTTACAAGGATAAGTTTGGGCAACCTCTGCTGCGTATTACATATGATTATAACGAGAATGACCGCCGGTCTGGTCGGTTTATCCGAGACAAATGTGCAGAAATTGCCAAGGAAATGGGCGCTAGAGAAGTTACTGGTGTTTCATTGGCAGACCAACCCTATTCTGGTTACACACCGTGGGATTCATCTCATGTTCAAGGGGGAGTGGTCATGGGGGAAAATCCTAAAACCAGTGTGCAAAACCGTTATCAGCAAAACTGGGATATTCCCAATCTGTTCGTGATTGGTGCCTCCTCCTTTCCCAATAATGCCGGATACAACCCAACTGCTGCTGTAGGCGCAACAACGCTGTGGACGGCAAAAGCCATTACAGATCTGTATCTCAAAAATCCTGGCCCATTGGTGAGACTGTAA
- a CDS encoding c-type cytochrome: protein MTRNLLQRTVRLSFRNSIIFSLTALPVYAAQAENVHVEHGRYLSIAGDCLACHTTAGGKPFAGGLDLKTPFGVITTSNITSDKETGIGNWTFQQFDNAVRHGKGPNGHLYPAMPYTAYAQISDTDIADLWSYIQTIAPVHNKVESNKLPFPYNIRALLVFWNLLFFNNSAFVPDPTKSADVNRGAYLVKGLEHCGTCHTPKNAFGGDTKDAFQGASLQGWYAPDLTNNAHIGLGRWTIEDIVAYLRSGTNRYTAAYGPMTETIVNSTQHLTDADLHAIAVYFKSLPPRNITIPAPLPTSNEQVQAGQHEFIVECSACHKSDGTGISNMIPDLRNNSAINAKNPDSLLNIVLKGTDGPATHANPTGAAMPGFDWKLQDQQIANVLTYIRNSWGNAAQAVSATDVNKARAAIGAQPATLR from the coding sequence ATGACACGAAATCTGCTTCAGCGTACTGTGCGTCTCAGTTTTCGCAATAGCATTATTTTTTCTCTTACGGCGCTTCCCGTTTATGCTGCGCAAGCTGAAAACGTACATGTAGAACACGGCCGGTATCTCTCAATCGCCGGGGATTGTCTTGCGTGCCATACCACCGCAGGAGGCAAACCTTTTGCCGGTGGGCTTGACCTGAAAACGCCATTTGGCGTTATTACCACCAGCAATATCACTTCAGACAAAGAAACCGGTATTGGTAACTGGACATTCCAACAGTTTGATAATGCAGTTCGTCATGGCAAAGGCCCCAATGGGCACCTTTACCCCGCTATGCCCTATACTGCTTACGCTCAGATAAGCGACACTGACATTGCTGATTTGTGGTCATACATTCAAACAATAGCGCCTGTTCATAACAAGGTAGAAAGCAACAAACTTCCTTTCCCGTATAATATTCGGGCCTTGCTGGTATTTTGGAATCTTTTATTCTTTAACAATTCTGCATTTGTGCCTGATCCTACCAAAAGTGCAGACGTAAATCGCGGTGCCTATCTGGTTAAGGGTCTGGAACATTGTGGAACATGCCATACCCCCAAAAATGCTTTTGGGGGTGATACAAAAGATGCGTTCCAGGGCGCATCGCTTCAGGGATGGTACGCGCCAGATCTCACCAACAATGCCCATATTGGTCTTGGTCGATGGACTATAGAAGACATTGTTGCATATTTGCGAAGCGGCACTAACCGCTATACCGCTGCATACGGGCCCATGACGGAAACAATCGTCAATTCCACACAGCACCTCACCGATGCAGATCTGCATGCGATTGCAGTTTATTTTAAATCTTTACCACCACGCAACATTACAATCCCTGCACCTCTTCCAACGTCTAACGAACAGGTGCAAGCCGGACAACATGAATTTATTGTAGAATGTAGTGCCTGCCATAAAAGCGATGGTACAGGGATATCAAATATGATTCCTGATCTTCGGAATAATTCAGCTATTAATGCTAAAAATCCAGATAGCCTGTTGAATATTGTGCTGAAAGGCACAGACGGGCCAGCAACACATGCAAACCCTACAGGCGCGGCAATGCCAGGATTTGATTGGAAATTGCAGGATCAGCAAATTGCTAATGTTCTAACTTACATCCGCAATAGCTGGGGAAATGCTGCACAAGCCGTTTCCGCAACCGATGTCAATAAAGCAAGGGCTGCCATTGGCGCCCAACCGGCAACCTTACGCTAA
- a CDS encoding MFS transporter, with product MSNVVAKDTAAPFRQMAALFALGSCALLNVYATQPILPDIARRFGVSLGASTWTISTSTLGVAVAAPLAGAISDRFGRKRVMVVALVGLILTTASCALAWDFTALLSLRFAQGLLVPFIFTAALAYIAEEWSGRTATTMNGVYVAGTAFGGFCGRFLAGAAASFTGWLSTFVVFAVLLVPVLALTVFCVPTERRFKASASLGNSLRNVAKGVRDWRLLATCFVGASLLFQQVTSFTYLSLRLAAPPFSLTSIEVGALFVVFLLPVTVTPFFGRLIGIIGRTQAFLLSQIAGIAGIALTLSAYLPSIIVGLALSCMAVFAGQSCATGYTARHARSGRSAATGLYLTCYYLGGSIGAVAPASLYVHHGWLCCAILISLVAVTSTVLARAAWRMTTPTEQ from the coding sequence ATGAGCAATGTAGTGGCTAAGGACACCGCTGCCCCATTTCGACAAATGGCGGCCCTTTTCGCTTTAGGTAGCTGTGCGCTCCTAAACGTCTACGCCACGCAACCCATCCTGCCCGACATCGCCCGCCGGTTTGGTGTCAGCCTTGGTGCAAGTACTTGGACAATCAGCACCTCCACACTGGGTGTCGCAGTTGCTGCCCCGCTGGCAGGCGCCATATCCGATCGCTTCGGCCGCAAACGTGTTATGGTGGTGGCCCTTGTCGGACTGATCCTCACAACCGCCTCCTGCGCTCTGGCATGGGATTTTACCGCTCTGCTTTCCCTGCGATTTGCGCAAGGGTTGCTGGTGCCCTTCATCTTTACTGCCGCTCTTGCATACATCGCCGAGGAGTGGTCCGGGCGCACGGCAACCACCATGAACGGCGTATATGTGGCGGGCACGGCATTTGGTGGATTTTGTGGGCGGTTTCTTGCTGGTGCTGCTGCGTCCTTCACCGGCTGGCTCTCCACTTTTGTGGTTTTTGCGGTTCTTCTGGTGCCAGTGCTTGCGCTCACAGTATTCTGTGTGCCCACGGAGCGTCGGTTCAAAGCCAGTGCGTCTCTTGGAAACAGTTTGCGGAATGTCGCAAAGGGAGTGAGGGACTGGCGGCTGCTCGCCACATGCTTTGTCGGGGCTAGCCTGCTGTTTCAGCAGGTCACATCCTTTACCTATCTGAGCCTGCGTCTGGCAGCTCCACCGTTCAGCCTGACCTCAATTGAAGTTGGTGCCCTGTTTGTGGTCTTCCTTCTGCCTGTTACAGTCACGCCCTTCTTCGGGCGTCTGATCGGCATAATCGGGCGAACGCAGGCGTTTCTGCTCTCACAGATCGCCGGAATTGCCGGAATTGCCCTGACACTTTCCGCCTATCTGCCTTCTATCATAGTCGGGCTGGCTCTCTCCTGCATGGCCGTTTTTGCCGGACAATCCTGTGCCACCGGTTATACTGCCCGACATGCCAGAAGTGGTCGGTCTGCGGCCACAGGCCTCTATCTCACATGCTATTATCTGGGTGGCAGTATCGGGGCTGTTGCCCCTGCCTCCCTGTATGTCCATCACGGCTGGCTTTGCTGTGCTATTCTGATCAGTCTGGTGGCCGTAACCAGCACAGTACTTGCACGAGCAGCATGGCGGATGACAACCCCGACGGAACAGTAA
- the iolG gene encoding inositol 2-dehydrogenase yields the protein MLGIGVLGCGRIGAMHAANIAAHAKARVTAVYDINHAAAQAVSAITGAPVMASASEVFASPDVDAVLIATATDTHADLLEQAIAAGKPVLCEKPIDLSLTRVDRCAAAIAHTSLPVQIGFVRRFDPGHKAVFEAVHNGSIGKLHQLIITSRDPGFPPQAYLEKSGGILRDMTIHDFDMARYILGEEPARVFAVGSRLAAPTLMNVLDDEDTITVVMTTHSGKQVILMNSREATYGYDQRVEAFGSLGMAVSENRRSHHMVLSGSSFTGQAAPLLNFFIERYREAFDAEIDAFVDTVENGSPVAVSYHDGRQALVLAEAALKSLQEGRIVDVSEIG from the coding sequence ATGCTTGGAATTGGAGTTCTAGGCTGCGGTCGTATCGGCGCCATGCATGCCGCCAATATTGCGGCGCATGCAAAAGCACGGGTTACAGCAGTGTATGATATCAACCATGCAGCCGCACAGGCTGTATCCGCCATAACCGGTGCACCAGTGATGGCATCTGCATCCGAGGTTTTTGCCTCACCTGATGTGGATGCGGTGCTGATCGCAACAGCGACCGATACCCATGCGGACCTGTTGGAACAGGCGATTGCAGCAGGCAAACCCGTGCTCTGCGAAAAACCGATTGATCTCAGCCTTACGCGCGTAGATCGTTGTGCCGCAGCCATAGCGCATACATCCCTGCCGGTTCAAATCGGTTTTGTGCGGCGTTTCGATCCCGGACATAAGGCTGTGTTTGAGGCCGTTCATAACGGCAGTATAGGAAAACTACACCAACTCATCATTACGTCACGTGATCCAGGGTTTCCGCCACAAGCCTATCTGGAAAAGTCCGGTGGGATCTTGCGGGATATGACAATCCATGATTTTGACATGGCCCGTTACATTCTGGGTGAGGAACCTGCACGCGTATTTGCAGTAGGATCACGCCTTGCTGCCCCTACCCTTATGAACGTGCTAGATGATGAAGATACCATCACTGTTGTGATGACAACACATTCGGGCAAACAGGTCATCTTGATGAATTCGCGTGAAGCAACATATGGCTACGATCAGCGTGTCGAAGCTTTTGGTAGCCTCGGAATGGCTGTTTCTGAAAACCGTCGTTCGCATCATATGGTCCTCTCTGGCAGCTCATTTACTGGCCAGGCGGCTCCCTTGCTAAACTTTTTTATTGAACGCTACCGCGAGGCTTTTGATGCAGAGATTGATGCCTTTGTAGATACCGTGGAAAACGGTAGCCCCGTTGCTGTAAGCTATCATGATGGAAGACAGGCGCTGGTTCTTGCTGAAGCAGCTTTAAAATCACTGCAGGAAGGACGTATCGTGGATGTGAGCGAAATAGGATAA
- a CDS encoding sugar porter family MFS transporter, with protein sequence MKRSLKDIMFVQSDKHDVGYVLRICAIAALGGILFGYDTAVISGAVGSLQSYFHLSPAEIGWAVSNVLLGCILGAAVSGWLADRFGRRPTLAVSAVLFTASAIGAALATGFTWFVIYRFIGGVAVGVASSISPMYMSEVSPKDMRGRALYMESFAIVGGQLAVFIVNYLIARSASEVWLTNVGWRWMLGSEVIPCIVFCIAIFFMPESPRWHVLRGRDDDAMRTLTRISNERHAQSVLTEIKESLEHKIETSELGRAVASKGARWIIFVGASVAMLQQLTGVNSMMYYAPLVLGSVSGSVQNALFQTIWIGVASVSGAVLGSWVIDHKGRLPLFRFGSIGMIIGLLLASWALYTQTQGYAALAGMLVYMLLFGLSWGPLTWVLIAEIFPNRIRGVGMSIAVSANWVMNFIVSQLFPMIAQNQRLDSLFHGALPMWLFALFTLFSWWFVERYVPETKGIALEKIESVMLTPKRQRGTGPLTASKEGLTDIPIQK encoded by the coding sequence ATGAAAAGATCCTTAAAAGATATCATGTTTGTCCAATCGGATAAACATGATGTGGGTTACGTGCTGCGAATATGCGCAATTGCAGCGTTGGGTGGCATTCTGTTCGGTTATGATACAGCCGTCATTTCAGGCGCAGTGGGGTCCTTGCAGTCTTATTTTCACCTATCCCCGGCAGAAATTGGCTGGGCAGTTTCCAACGTTCTGCTTGGCTGTATTTTGGGAGCAGCTGTTTCGGGCTGGCTGGCAGACCGCTTTGGTCGTCGCCCAACATTGGCCGTTTCCGCCGTGCTGTTTACGGCCTCTGCAATTGGGGCAGCGTTGGCGACAGGTTTTACATGGTTTGTAATCTATCGCTTTATTGGTGGGGTTGCAGTAGGTGTGGCATCTTCCATTTCCCCCATGTACATGTCGGAAGTTTCTCCAAAAGACATGCGAGGGCGAGCGCTTTACATGGAATCTTTTGCCATTGTAGGGGGGCAGTTGGCAGTATTCATCGTCAATTACTTGATCGCACGAAGCGCCAGTGAAGTGTGGCTGACAAATGTGGGATGGCGATGGATGTTAGGTTCGGAAGTCATTCCATGTATTGTGTTTTGTATCGCGATTTTCTTTATGCCTGAATCCCCGCGCTGGCATGTTTTGCGCGGACGTGATGATGATGCAATGCGCACGCTCACCCGTATTTCCAATGAACGCCATGCACAATCAGTTCTGACAGAAATTAAAGAATCACTGGAACATAAAATTGAAACATCTGAATTGGGGCGCGCTGTTGCCTCAAAGGGGGCGCGCTGGATTATTTTTGTGGGAGCATCAGTTGCCATGCTGCAGCAACTGACAGGTGTAAACAGCATGATGTACTACGCTCCGCTGGTACTGGGTTCAGTGAGTGGCAGTGTGCAAAATGCTTTGTTTCAAACCATCTGGATCGGGGTGGCTTCCGTATCGGGTGCGGTACTGGGAAGCTGGGTTATTGATCACAAGGGGCGGCTGCCACTGTTCCGCTTTGGGTCAATCGGTATGATTATTGGTTTGCTGCTGGCCTCTTGGGCACTGTATACGCAAACCCAAGGATATGCCGCTTTGGCCGGCATGTTGGTTTATATGCTGCTCTTTGGTCTGTCATGGGGGCCGCTGACATGGGTGCTGATTGCCGAGATATTCCCCAATCGGATCCGTGGCGTGGGTATGAGCATTGCCGTGTCGGCTAACTGGGTGATGAACTTTATTGTCAGCCAGCTTTTCCCAATGATCGCGCAAAATCAGAGGCTGGATTCGCTTTTTCATGGTGCGCTGCCGATGTGGCTTTTTGCACTTTTCACACTTTTTTCATGGTGGTTTGTAGAACGGTACGTGCCGGAAACAAAAGGCATTGCACTGGAGAAGATCGAAAGCGTTATGCTCACGCCAAAACGTCAACGCGGGACTGGGCCATTGACCGCTTCGAAAGAAGGTTTGACGGATATTCCCATTCAAAAATGA
- a CDS encoding VOC family protein, which yields MTCPRPLNHIGISVPDIDRAIAWYGEVLGYRLFSGPFDLVANPPVVAQFQDALGERCKHVRIAHLSTGGGVGIELFQPVLPATLANTTDIRFDQSGPFHICVTDPDIDGLINKIVATGGSQISQIWDDRPPSGIYRMAYCRDPFGTIIEIHTHSYEIVQGWRVLESKGGIESSNTPDFEMEDMKSPL from the coding sequence ATGACTTGTCCCCGGCCGCTTAATCACATCGGTATTAGTGTGCCGGATATCGACCGTGCCATTGCATGGTATGGAGAGGTTCTAGGGTATCGGCTGTTCAGTGGTCCTTTTGATCTGGTTGCCAACCCGCCAGTTGTCGCGCAGTTTCAGGATGCGTTGGGGGAGCGGTGCAAGCATGTGCGCATCGCACATCTTTCAACTGGGGGCGGAGTGGGTATTGAGCTGTTTCAGCCTGTCTTGCCTGCCACGTTGGCAAACACCACTGATATCAGGTTTGATCAATCTGGCCCTTTCCATATATGCGTCACCGATCCGGATATAGACGGTCTGATCAATAAGATTGTTGCAACCGGAGGTAGCCAGATTTCACAGATATGGGATGATCGTCCGCCATCTGGAATTTACAGGATGGCGTACTGTCGTGATCCCTTTGGCACCATTATCGAAATTCACACACATTCCTACGAAATTGTTCAGGGATGGCGCGTTCTGGAAAGTAAAGGGGGAATAGAGAGTTCTAATACTCCCGATTTCGAAATGGAGGATATGAAATCTCCCCTGTAA